Proteins encoded in a region of the Pseudomonadales bacterium genome:
- a CDS encoding thrombospondin type 3 repeat-containing protein, translating to MYLAKHFFLALCLSIVGITVVQAMPNDRDNDRLSDELEQSVGRNPDRADYIVSAGYRRSCALDDSGVQCWGSEPRMGVTPSFAHPFALSVSNTHACVIGDNGVQCWGNNAHGEATAPVLHKPEAVSVGWYHSCAVDTKGVQCWGDNSRGQLNAPKKLKNIKQIAAGGFHTCVLDEKGVSCWGDNWAQQLDVPALVNPHQITSGNHHSCALDDRGVVCWGDIYFDEEARDPDVLKNYKKRVVPPLQNPRQISAGFDHTCALDDTGVVCWGARDRGQSDPPKDLLKPPVFSISAGWYSTCALDSVGVKCWGDNANKQTEVPSLFFDADRDGIVDTKDNCPQTPNTDQLDADKDGQGDACDADDDNDGIADDLDNCPLVANPDQKDSDGDKVGDVCDAFPNDSTESVDTDRDGVGDQRDNCLNVANPDQKDSDGDKIGDVCDNDKDNDGVLDDKDNCPLVENRNQKDTDKDGVGDACDDDDDNDGIPDKQDKSPLKPAKQKAKKPEQKLEKGAQ from the coding sequence ATGTACCTCGCCAAACATTTTTTTCTTGCACTTTGCTTATCCATCGTTGGTATAACTGTTGTGCAAGCAATGCCCAACGATAGAGATAATGATCGTCTTAGCGACGAACTGGAGCAGTCTGTTGGGCGCAACCCAGATCGTGCTGACTATATCGTTAGTGCGGGCTATCGCCGAAGTTGTGCGCTGGATGACAGCGGCGTGCAGTGCTGGGGCAGTGAGCCGCGTATGGGCGTTACGCCAAGTTTTGCACATCCGTTTGCACTCAGCGTCAGTAACACACACGCCTGTGTAATCGGTGATAACGGTGTGCAGTGTTGGGGAAACAACGCGCACGGTGAAGCTACCGCGCCTGTGTTGCACAAGCCAGAGGCTGTGAGCGTGGGTTGGTACCACAGTTGTGCGGTAGACACGAAAGGTGTGCAGTGTTGGGGCGATAACAGTCGCGGACAATTGAATGCACCAAAGAAACTAAAAAATATAAAACAAATTGCGGCGGGCGGTTTTCATACCTGTGTATTAGATGAAAAAGGTGTGAGCTGCTGGGGCGATAATTGGGCGCAACAATTGGATGTGCCCGCCTTAGTAAATCCGCATCAAATCACCTCTGGCAATCACCACAGTTGTGCTTTGGATGATCGCGGTGTGGTGTGTTGGGGCGATATTTATTTTGATGAAGAAGCGCGTGATCCCGATGTGTTAAAAAATTATAAAAAGCGTGTTGTGCCACCATTACAAAATCCACGACAAATCAGTGCGGGTTTTGATCACACTTGCGCATTAGACGATACCGGTGTTGTCTGTTGGGGAGCGCGTGATCGCGGCCAGTCAGACCCACCAAAAGATTTATTAAAACCACCTGTTTTTTCTATTAGTGCTGGTTGGTACAGCACCTGCGCGTTAGATTCTGTGGGTGTGAAATGTTGGGGCGATAACGCCAATAAACAAACAGAAGTGCCGTCGTTATTTTTTGATGCGGACCGTGATGGCATTGTGGATACAAAAGATAATTGCCCACAAACACCAAACACAGATCAATTGGATGCCGATAAAGATGGGCAAGGTGATGCCTGTGATGCTGATGATGACAATGACGGCATTGCCGATGACTTAGATAATTGTCCGCTGGTGGCAAATCCTGATCAAAAAGACAGCGACGGCGATAAAGTTGGCGATGTGTGTGATGCATTTCCCAATGATTCTACCGAATCCGTTGATACGGATCGTGATGGTGTGGGCGATCAGCGCGACAATTGTCTCAATGTAGCGAATCCTGATCAAAAAGACAGTGATGGCGACAAAATAGGCGATGTTTGTGATAACGACAAAGACAATGACGGCGTATTAGATGACAAAGACAATTGCCCGCTGGTGGAAAATCGTAATCAAAAAGATACGGATAAAGATGGTGTCGGTGATGCCTGCGATGATGATGACGATAATGATGGAATTCCTGACAAGCAGGATAAAAGTCCATTAAAACCAGCAAAACAAAAGGCAAAAAAACCGGAGCAGAAATTAGAAAAAGGTGCGCAGTGA
- a CDS encoding DUF4105 domain-containing protein — translation MPRRFVTLILLAIFFVLLTTRSTLVSADTHNNDQVLSQHPQWLALLHMQKNPLTGNYRSEVDDNSFFLSGKNDDSAAELRATISALQQAHSNDRSAWCRFPARAAFLARHLALQKPNNLQCTALADWRMQFSPEEITLVYPDPYLKKIASIFGHTFLRIDAKDKIEKPVLLSQTISYYADVGATDNSAVLYVAKGLTGRFPGVIALDPYFERLRTYSDNEDRDIREYTLALTQDKVREFIDHVWEVKGSSFNYFFLDENCSYRLISLLDVVTPTHNLREQFTTHTIPIDTIKALQANHLISKTRYIPSARKRFYASLENLTPEQNQQLKELLQGKMSIEQVVDEPVLEATRKYRSIQIQTDPNKKTLHAQQAHQAIQQQFKINTVTQGKSPPLTAPDPTTTGHDIMRVQTGWQHDDGKDYLTLGTRYAFHDFHDPLIAYQKGVQLEVLNFQVRIDPSNDASINLDNIRWFDLQSYSPSDDFFQEASWGISVVRQRELLGNKVRLANMIEGYRGIAKHCGPLLCHAEIIGGALTNGSLNKDWDLRAGVRVGALYQTTNWSWSADASQQQYLINSSDALTRFNTEASYRITKDLSAYFSYSHEENDDATRDRFQLSLRTFF, via the coding sequence ATGCCACGCCGATTCGTCACGCTTATTTTATTGGCAATTTTTTTTGTGCTGCTTACTACTCGTAGCACTCTTGTCAGTGCAGATACGCACAATAACGACCAAGTCTTATCACAACATCCACAGTGGTTGGCACTGTTGCATATGCAAAAAAATCCACTCACCGGCAACTATCGCAGCGAAGTGGATGACAACAGTTTTTTTCTCTCTGGCAAAAACGATGACAGTGCCGCCGAACTCCGCGCCACCATTTCAGCACTGCAACAAGCGCACAGCAATGACAGAAGCGCATGGTGCCGCTTTCCTGCGCGCGCAGCTTTTCTCGCTCGACACTTAGCCTTGCAAAAACCGAATAACCTTCAATGTACGGCGCTGGCAGATTGGCGCATGCAGTTTTCGCCAGAAGAAATCACCTTGGTTTACCCCGATCCCTACCTCAAAAAAATTGCTTCCATTTTTGGCCACACTTTTCTACGAATTGATGCCAAAGACAAAATTGAAAAACCTGTATTGCTCTCACAAACTATCAGTTACTACGCCGATGTTGGCGCTACCGACAATAGCGCTGTTTTATATGTGGCAAAAGGTTTAACAGGTCGCTTCCCTGGCGTGATTGCGTTAGACCCCTACTTTGAAAGACTTCGTACCTATAGTGACAACGAAGATCGTGATATCCGTGAATACACACTTGCATTAACACAAGATAAAGTTCGTGAATTTATTGACCATGTATGGGAAGTGAAAGGAAGTAGCTTTAATTATTTCTTTTTAGATGAAAACTGTTCTTATCGACTTATTTCACTACTGGATGTGGTTACACCAACACATAATCTGCGCGAACAGTTCACCACACACACTATCCCTATCGATACGATAAAAGCTCTACAAGCTAACCATTTAATTTCTAAAACGCGCTACATCCCATCTGCACGAAAAAGATTTTATGCCTCATTAGAAAACCTCACACCGGAGCAAAACCAGCAGTTAAAAGAGCTGCTGCAAGGAAAAATGTCTATTGAACAGGTAGTTGATGAGCCCGTACTAGAAGCAACGAGAAAATACCGCAGCATTCAAATACAGACTGATCCAAATAAAAAAACATTACACGCACAACAAGCGCATCAAGCGATACAACAACAATTCAAAATAAACACTGTCACACAGGGAAAATCACCACCACTAACTGCGCCAGATCCCACCACGACCGGCCACGACATCATGCGCGTACAAACGGGTTGGCAACACGATGATGGCAAAGATTATCTAACACTAGGTACGCGCTATGCCTTTCATGATTTTCACGACCCACTAATCGCTTATCAAAAAGGCGTGCAATTGGAAGTTTTAAATTTTCAAGTGCGCATTGATCCGTCTAATGACGCATCTATTAACTTAGATAACATTCGCTGGTTTGATTTACAATCTTACAGCCCTTCGGATGATTTTTTTCAAGAAGCTTCTTGGGGAATTTCTGTTGTACGGCAGCGCGAATTACTGGGCAACAAAGTGCGGCTTGCCAATATGATTGAAGGCTATCGCGGCATTGCCAAACATTGTGGGCCTCTATTGTGTCACGCTGAAATAATTGGCGGCGCACTCACCAATGGCTCTCTGAATAAGGATTGGGATTTGCGTGCTGGTGTAAGAGTCGGCGCGCTGTATCAAACCACGAATTGGAGTTGGTCAGCAGACGCCAGCCAACAACAGTATTTGATCAACAGCAGTGATGCACTCACACGCTTTAATACTGAAGCCAGCTATCGCATCACTAAAGATTTATCGGCGTATTTTTCCTACAGTCACGAAGAAAACGACGACGCGACACGCGATCGCTTTCAATTATCACTGCGCACCTTTTTCTAA
- the panB gene encoding 3-methyl-2-oxobutanoate hydroxymethyltransferase, with protein MRTITINTLQAMKQESEKFAVLAAYDATFAHFISEAEVEVILVGDSLGMVIQGHDTTLPVTVEQIAYHTAAVKRGAKRSFIMADMPFMSYSNTDTALNNATTLMQAGAQMVKLEGGAWLADTLYRMSQHGIPTCAHLGLTPQSVNKFGGYRVQGRGDDAQQILQDAQTLEQAGADLLVLECVPSSLAAEVSRTLHIPVIGIGAGSHTDAQVLVLYDMLGLTPSRAPKFTKNFLLENDDIPAALRAYVEEVKSGAFPTDEHSFR; from the coding sequence ATGCGCACGATTACTATCAACACACTGCAGGCTATGAAGCAGGAGAGCGAAAAATTTGCCGTTCTCGCCGCCTACGATGCCACTTTTGCGCATTTCATCAGCGAAGCGGAAGTAGAAGTTATTTTGGTCGGTGACTCTTTGGGCATGGTCATTCAAGGCCACGACACCACACTGCCAGTCACCGTTGAGCAAATTGCTTACCATACTGCTGCGGTAAAACGCGGGGCAAAGCGCTCTTTCATCATGGCCGACATGCCATTCATGAGTTACAGCAATACCGACACCGCTTTAAACAATGCAACAACCTTGATGCAAGCCGGTGCGCAAATGGTGAAATTGGAGGGTGGCGCATGGTTGGCGGATACGCTGTATCGTATGTCACAGCACGGCATACCGACTTGTGCACATTTAGGTTTAACGCCGCAATCCGTGAATAAATTTGGCGGCTATCGCGTGCAAGGTCGCGGCGATGATGCGCAACAAATTTTGCAAGATGCGCAAACACTGGAACAAGCCGGTGCAGATTTATTGGTGTTGGAATGTGTGCCCTCATCACTCGCAGCGGAAGTCTCGCGCACGCTGCACATTCCAGTGATTGGCATAGGCGCAGGCTCACACACCGATGCGCAAGTCTTAGTGCTGTATGACATGCTCGGCTTAACGCCCAGCCGCGCGCCGAAATTTACCAAAAACTTTTTACTCGAAAACGATGACATTCCTGCCGCATTGCGCGCTTATGTCGAAGAAGTCAAAAGTGGGGCTTTCCCCACTGATGAACACAGTTTTCGCTAA
- a CDS encoding ASKHA domain-containing protein: protein MSAVEKFDVLFLPSGQKGQFAAGTPLLTAARELGVGIESICGGTGACAKCKCQVLDGTFDDEGHELSMGHMVTAATRHGLRSRESHVTPASSHEEKLAKKHSYKNGERLSCQTRVLGDAVVFIPEEARVREAIVRKAAGKPIAVRDPVTRKYFVTVPAPTLEDHRGDFERLRDALKAEHNIEVRIDFTALKQLSDIAKPQRAKVMHLTATVWTADIHQSGEIIRIENGDTTQQWLGLAVDLGTTTMASYLCDMHTGETLATESVMNPQIRIGGDDVMNRIASSDNPEKLDRMQKAVTGALSELSSRVTQAAGFTAEDISEIVLVANTCMHHIFLGLDPDSLGKSPFNPRIAHSVNVRARDLHLEHVLPSINVHLLANQAGFVGGDNTAVAIALEPYNSDELMAIVDIGTNGEILVGNREKIYSTSCPTGPALEGANIKYGVRAARGAIEKVRIEKNYDVRFKVIGKEAWNTRLEASDIGAIGLCGSGIIDAVGELYKVGVLATNGKFNMEIDTPRLRRGEDGDPEFVIAWANETALGRDITMTIDDVRNVQLAKAAVYSGIQVLLDKLGRDKPEKVILAGAFGSHLDLRRSLMIGLFQDVGFENMHSVGNAAGDGARMALMNRAKREEAEHIARRIHYVELTNESSFVPHFVDSTLLPHKKHAFPSLARYGIQPAPPATETRRRRRERAVAE, encoded by the coding sequence ATGAGCGCCGTTGAGAAATTTGATGTCCTGTTCCTGCCCTCTGGTCAAAAAGGGCAGTTCGCGGCAGGCACGCCGCTCTTAACCGCCGCGCGCGAGCTCGGCGTAGGCATCGAATCGATTTGTGGCGGCACCGGCGCTTGCGCCAAATGTAAATGCCAGGTGTTAGACGGCACTTTCGATGACGAAGGCCACGAGTTGTCGATGGGACACATGGTGACGGCTGCGACGCGTCACGGTTTGCGCTCGCGTGAATCGCATGTCACGCCCGCCAGCAGCCACGAAGAAAAGCTCGCTAAAAAACATAGTTACAAAAATGGCGAACGCTTGAGTTGCCAAACACGCGTCCTCGGCGATGCGGTAGTTTTTATTCCAGAAGAAGCACGCGTGCGCGAAGCGATTGTGCGCAAAGCAGCTGGCAAACCGATTGCTGTGCGCGACCCTGTGACGCGCAAATATTTCGTCACCGTGCCTGCGCCAACCTTAGAAGATCATCGCGGTGATTTTGAACGCCTGCGCGATGCACTGAAAGCAGAACACAATATTGAAGTACGCATCGACTTCACGGCCTTGAAACAATTGAGCGATATCGCCAAACCACAGCGCGCAAAAGTGATGCACCTCACCGCCACCGTGTGGACAGCCGACATCCATCAATCCGGCGAAATTATTCGCATTGAAAATGGTGACACCACGCAACAGTGGTTGGGCTTGGCGGTTGATCTCGGCACCACGACGATGGCTTCGTATTTGTGCGATATGCACACGGGCGAAACGCTGGCGACCGAATCAGTGATGAACCCACAAATTCGTATCGGCGGCGATGATGTGATGAATCGCATCGCCTCCAGTGACAATCCAGAAAAACTGGATCGTATGCAAAAAGCAGTAACGGGTGCGTTGAGCGAATTATCCAGTCGCGTCACGCAAGCGGCAGGTTTTACGGCAGAAGATATCAGTGAGATCGTGTTGGTTGCCAACACTTGTATGCACCATATTTTTCTCGGCTTAGATCCAGATTCTCTCGGCAAATCACCGTTTAATCCGCGCATCGCACATTCGGTGAATGTGAGAGCACGCGATTTACATTTAGAACATGTATTGCCTTCTATTAATGTGCATTTGCTTGCTAACCAAGCAGGGTTTGTCGGTGGCGATAACACGGCCGTTGCCATCGCTTTGGAGCCTTACAATTCCGACGAGTTGATGGCAATTGTCGACATCGGCACCAATGGCGAGATTTTGGTGGGTAATCGCGAAAAAATTTATTCCACTTCTTGCCCAACTGGCCCTGCGCTGGAAGGTGCGAATATTAAATACGGCGTACGCGCGGCACGCGGCGCGATTGAAAAAGTGCGCATCGAAAAAAATTACGATGTGCGCTTCAAAGTGATCGGCAAAGAAGCGTGGAATACTCGTTTAGAAGCGAGCGATATCGGCGCGATTGGTTTGTGCGGCTCCGGCATCATCGATGCAGTAGGTGAGTTGTACAAAGTGGGCGTACTCGCCACCAACGGCAAATTCAACATGGAAATTGACACACCGCGTTTGCGTCGCGGCGAAGACGGCGATCCAGAATTTGTTATCGCTTGGGCAAATGAAACCGCACTCGGTCGCGACATCACTATGACCATCGACGATGTGCGCAATGTGCAGTTAGCAAAAGCGGCTGTGTATTCCGGTATCCAAGTGTTGCTCGACAAACTCGGCCGCGACAAACCAGAAAAAGTGATACTCGCGGGCGCTTTCGGTTCGCATCTCGATTTGCGCCGCTCGTTGATGATCGGGCTGTTCCAAGATGTCGGCTTTGAAAATATGCACTCGGTAGGCAATGCCGCCGGTGATGGCGCGCGCATGGCCTTGATGAATCGCGCCAAACGCGAAGAAGCCGAACACATTGCGCGCCGCATTCATTATGTCGAACTCACCAACGAATCCAGCTTTGTGCCGCACTTCGTGGACTCCACGCTATTGCCGCACAAAAAACATGCATTTCCATCACTGGCACGCTATGGTATCCAGCCTGCTCCGCCAGCCACGGAAACCCGTCGTCGCCGTCGCGAACGCGCCGTTGCCGAATAA
- a CDS encoding cobalamin-dependent protein (Presence of a B(12) (cobalamin)-binding domain implies dependence on cobalamin itself, in one of its several forms, or in some unusual lineages, dependence on a cobalamin-like analog.): MDQNDIAEIAELIADLDDEATELVQECLDAGLDPVSVLKDGVVKGLEKIGQLFEAKEYFLAELMVGGELAENCIKIINPHLPKSSDGERQGTVVIGAVSGDLHDIGYGLVAKQLELAGFEVHQLGVNVDSMAFINAAKEKKANIIGLSAFLVTTIPNCRDVVNYVRDMGLQDQFKIVMGGAETNQEKSNMMGADGWAPNAMEAVTLCKNIMAAHFGRAA, from the coding sequence ATGGATCAAAACGATATTGCAGAAATTGCCGAACTGATTGCCGATCTTGATGACGAAGCAACCGAGCTGGTGCAAGAATGTTTAGACGCAGGTTTAGATCCTGTTTCTGTATTGAAAGACGGTGTCGTTAAAGGTTTGGAAAAAATTGGTCAATTGTTTGAAGCCAAAGAATATTTTTTGGCGGAATTGATGGTCGGTGGCGAGTTGGCAGAAAACTGCATCAAAATCATCAACCCGCATTTGCCTAAATCATCGGATGGCGAACGCCAAGGCACAGTCGTTATCGGTGCAGTTTCCGGCGACTTGCACGATATTGGTTACGGCTTGGTGGCAAAACAATTAGAACTCGCAGGTTTTGAAGTGCATCAACTCGGTGTGAATGTCGATTCGATGGCATTCATCAACGCAGCAAAAGAAAAGAAAGCCAACATCATCGGCTTGTCTGCTTTCTTGGTAACCACCATTCCTAACTGCCGCGATGTGGTGAACTATGTGCGCGACATGGGCTTACAAGATCAATTTAAAATTGTGATGGGCGGCGCGGAAACCAATCAAGAAAAATCCAACATGATGGGTGCAGACGGTTGGGCGCCTAACGCGATGGAAGCAGTAACACTCTGCAAGAATATTATGGCAGCACATTTTGGGAGAGCAGCATAA
- a CDS encoding TetR/AcrR family transcriptional regulator produces MSVSSVASAPRRTTLKADETRELILSAAELRFAATGFYPTRLEDIAEDVGITRTAVIYHFQDKETLYNAVLERLFTQLNDHIHAALTSTADLPERIEAAVEAWLDFAGERPTLMRLFMREVAGSEGGLRPEVQRFVDPMFARLIGTLEEGRSNKTFRDIDPVQFWSILAGASMFFIMDAPLLANAQTVARLDTYKQELKRVARHMLSTGDAA; encoded by the coding sequence ATGTCAGTAAGTTCCGTAGCCTCAGCCCCCCGCCGCACCACCCTCAAAGCGGACGAAACACGCGAGTTGATACTCAGCGCGGCAGAGTTGCGCTTTGCCGCCACAGGCTTTTATCCCACGCGTTTAGAAGACATCGCCGAAGATGTCGGCATCACACGCACAGCGGTGATCTACCACTTCCAGGATAAGGAAACGCTGTACAACGCCGTGCTGGAGCGCTTGTTTACACAGCTGAACGACCACATCCACGCCGCGCTGACCTCCACCGCCGACCTACCAGAGCGCATCGAAGCCGCCGTTGAGGCCTGGCTGGATTTTGCCGGTGAACGCCCCACGCTGATGCGCCTATTTATGCGCGAAGTCGCTGGCTCCGAGGGCGGCTTGCGCCCTGAAGTACAACGCTTTGTCGACCCCATGTTTGCCCGTTTGATTGGCACGCTGGAGGAAGGTCGCAGCAATAAAACTTTCCGCGACATTGACCCTGTGCAGTTTTGGTCGATTCTCGCTGGCGCGTCGATGTTCTTCATCATGGACGCGCCGCTGCTGGCCAATGCCCAAACGGTTGCACGGCTGGATACCTATAAACAGGAGTTGAAGCGCGTGGCTCGCCATATGCTCAGTACAGGAGATGCCGCATGA
- a CDS encoding dihydropteroate synthase, with protein sequence MAVVVIGESLNATIPAICDAVKAHDTAYIQQVALEQVEADSDYLDLNAQVTGRDELIDLPWMIESVRAVTNIPLVLDSSNPPALKHAMETIDWQGQYPVLSSINNKQGSAQNLLPLVAKYNTGVVALLLDDNGINHTAKGRFAICKELVNKSRDAGVADKNLWIDPLILPLGTDDNVGPISFDLLQMMKAEFPEVRTFCGLSNVSFGMPHRALLNRTYVAMLAANGMEGFMINPRVKEMRAMIYAIRALMGEDEKCGDYIQAHRDGVLLTPMSDEMKAKLAEKQAQEEEKARKKAEREARRAAAKDGSEA encoded by the coding sequence ATGGCCGTTGTTGTTATCGGCGAATCCTTAAACGCCACCATTCCTGCCATTTGTGACGCAGTAAAAGCACACGACACAGCTTACATCCAACAAGTTGCATTAGAACAAGTTGAAGCAGATTCCGATTATTTGGATTTGAACGCACAGGTTACTGGTCGCGATGAATTGATCGATTTGCCGTGGATGATCGAAAGCGTGCGCGCAGTAACCAATATCCCTCTCGTGCTCGATAGTTCCAACCCACCTGCTCTCAAGCACGCGATGGAAACGATAGACTGGCAAGGTCAATACCCCGTGCTCAGTTCTATCAATAACAAACAAGGCAGTGCGCAAAATTTATTGCCGTTGGTCGCCAAATACAACACGGGCGTTGTTGCATTGTTGTTGGATGACAACGGCATCAATCACACTGCTAAAGGCCGTTTTGCAATTTGTAAAGAATTGGTCAACAAATCGCGCGACGCTGGCGTTGCTGATAAAAACTTGTGGATCGACCCACTCATTCTGCCACTCGGCACTGACGACAATGTCGGCCCAATCAGCTTTGATTTATTGCAAATGATGAAAGCAGAATTTCCTGAAGTGCGTACTTTCTGCGGCTTATCGAATGTCAGCTTTGGCATGCCACACCGCGCACTGCTAAACCGTACTTATGTAGCAATGTTGGCTGCAAACGGTATGGAAGGCTTCATGATCAACCCGCGCGTGAAAGAAATGCGCGCGATGATTTACGCCATTCGCGCACTGATGGGCGAAGACGAAAAATGCGGCGATTACATTCAAGCGCACCGCGATGGTGTTTTGTTAACGCCAATGTCTGACGAGATGAAAGCCAAGCTCGCAGAAAAACAAGCGCAGGAAGAAGAAAAAGCGCGTAAAAAAGCGGAGCGTGAAGCGCGCCGCGCCGCAGCGAAAGACGGCAGCGAAGCTTAA
- the gmk gene encoding guanylate kinase has translation MQRRGILYTVSAPSGAGKTSLVKALLEKIPALTVSISHTTRAQRSGETNGVNYHFINRDRFTAMIDRGEFLEHAEVFGNLYGTSQHWVEQTLTEGRDVILEIDWQGAQQVHRLMPNSIGIFILPPSLDALQQRLNARGQDDNITIQKRMAQARDEITHYSSADYLIVNDSFEKALSELAAIMQAQPLRQEHQLDTLDSLLTSLLN, from the coding sequence ATGCAACGACGCGGCATTTTGTACACCGTTTCCGCTCCTTCTGGCGCAGGCAAGACCAGCTTGGTCAAAGCCCTGCTGGAAAAAATTCCTGCACTCACCGTTTCCATTTCACACACCACCCGCGCACAACGCTCCGGCGAAACCAATGGCGTGAACTACCACTTCATCAATCGCGATCGTTTCACCGCCATGATTGACCGCGGCGAGTTCCTTGAGCACGCCGAAGTCTTCGGCAATCTTTACGGCACTTCACAGCACTGGGTAGAGCAAACACTGACTGAAGGGCGCGATGTTATTTTGGAAATTGATTGGCAAGGCGCACAGCAAGTACACCGTTTGATGCCCAACAGTATCGGTATTTTTATTTTGCCACCCTCGCTGGATGCGCTACAGCAGCGCCTCAATGCACGCGGGCAAGACGATAACATCACCATTCAAAAGCGTATGGCGCAAGCGCGCGACGAGATCACACATTACTCTTCTGCGGATTACTTGATCGTAAACGACAGCTTTGAGAAAGCGCTCTCTGAACTCGCCGCCATCATGCAAGCACAGCCTTTGCGTCAAGAACACCAGCTCGACACGCTAGACAGTTTGCTCACCTCGCTGTTGAACTGA
- a CDS encoding monomethylamine:corrinoid methyltransferase codes for MAGKLLDIMEFQSRAETGEVLEKSSKFDIKWSRTLRKAAEEFGVVYTPDSTVISDEIADGVFNAAVKLLAECGIYHNNTFRVIALTEQEIRDTAEFYNSNPRVSKFGQGDDRIEYTYRKAFEKKLPILAGGPCGVIGEDWHDPYIRSFVKEKTNKAMGITGGIEVIHGHSAKAGTLSEMYAAQWECAEIQRICREEGRPGMHQGLLCTASSAAASFACIDDHNPDRRKTWNTQIGIHIIPEMKIDWNAFMMAKYCQDRGIEPWTSCVSLTGAICRDGAETAIGIVCNALGQLSYGHGGMTQMFANHLNGTWSDQETQWAVAAATRAFERHVKVPIASVCAGMEPYWRTYAGIWQAQAMTVSNTINGMGYVWIGGHSGLETRLVGEVMQATLEVQDPKEADILMNKIFAKRNEETEKHKASGAGPRHFTDAYDCEKCEPKAGLLEDYNRVKQELYDMGLKALK; via the coding sequence ATGGCCGGTAAATTATTGGATATTATGGAGTTTCAAAGCCGCGCAGAAACTGGCGAGGTTTTAGAAAAATCCAGCAAGTTTGACATTAAATGGTCTCGTACGCTGCGTAAAGCAGCAGAAGAGTTTGGCGTAGTCTACACACCAGACAGCACGGTTATTTCTGATGAAATTGCTGACGGCGTTTTTAACGCGGCGGTGAAATTGTTAGCGGAGTGCGGCATTTATCACAACAACACTTTCCGTGTGATTGCGTTGACTGAACAAGAAATTCGCGACACAGCAGAGTTCTACAACTCTAATCCACGCGTTTCAAAATTCGGCCAAGGCGACGATCGTATTGAATACACCTACCGCAAAGCGTTTGAGAAAAAATTACCAATTCTTGCCGGCGGCCCTTGCGGTGTTATCGGTGAAGACTGGCACGACCCGTACATCCGTTCTTTCGTGAAAGAAAAAACGAACAAGGCGATGGGTATCACTGGCGGCATCGAAGTGATTCACGGCCACTCAGCAAAAGCGGGCACGCTGTCTGAAATGTATGCTGCCCAGTGGGAGTGTGCAGAAATCCAACGCATCTGCCGCGAAGAAGGTCGTCCTGGCATGCACCAAGGTTTGTTGTGCACGGCTTCTTCTGCCGCTGCATCGTTTGCCTGTATCGACGATCACAATCCTGATCGCCGCAAAACATGGAACACACAAATTGGTATCCACATCATTCCAGAAATGAAAATCGACTGGAACGCTTTCATGATGGCGAAATACTGCCAAGATCGCGGCATTGAGCCGTGGACTTCGTGCGTATCACTCACAGGCGCCATCTGTCGCGACGGCGCAGAAACTGCAATCGGTATCGTGTGTAACGCCCTCGGCCAGTTGTCTTACGGCCACGGCGGCATGACACAGATGTTTGCCAACCACCTCAATGGCACTTGGTCTGACCAAGAGACTCAGTGGGCGGTCGCCGCTGCGACGCGCGCGTTTGAGCGCCATGTCAAAGTGCCTATCGCTTCTGTGTGCGCAGGCATGGAGCCGTACTGGCGTACCTACGCCGGTATCTGGCAGGCGCAGGCGATGACGGTATCCAACACCATCAATGGCATGGGCTATGTGTGGATCGGCGGCCACTCCGGTTTAGAAACGCGCTTGGTCGGCGAAGTCATGCAAGCAACTTTGGAAGTACAAGACCCGAAAGAAGCGGATATTTTGATGAACAAAATCTTCGCCAAACGCAATGAAGAAACCGAGAAGCACAAAGCGAGTGGCGCCGGCCCTCGTCACTTCACCGACGCTTACGATTGCGAAAAATGCGAACCGAAAGCTGGTCTGCTGGAAGACTACAACCGTGTCAAACAAGAACTGTATGACATGGGTTTGAAAGCGCTGAAATAA